A single region of the Osmia bicornis bicornis unplaced genomic scaffold, iOsmBic2.1, whole genome shotgun sequence genome encodes:
- the LOC123988910 gene encoding secreted RxLR effector protein 161-like has product MTECRGAATPLDPGTKVSKRDSPKSEEARKRMSRVPYRNLIGSLMYLALHTRPDLIYAITKLSQFNSDPGEIHWHQAKHVLRYLRKTKGYRLAYVANEKPSIRIYCDADWAGDVDDRHSYSGMAMKIGNNTVQWYSSKQRCIATSTMEAEYISLSRGVKEAIWVSMLLDELQLSEFIIPGGIEIYSDNRAAIDYSKNRVEKAKTKHIDIAYHIVREKVEEGLIKIDYVATEENPADILTKGLKSLSHDR; this is encoded by the coding sequence ATGACAGAGTGTCGTGGCGCGGCAACTCCACTGGACCCGGGGACAAAAGTTTCAAAACGAGACAGTCCCAAATCAGAGGAGGCGAGAAAAAGAATGTCAAGGGTGCCATACAGAAACCTAATCGGGTCGTTAATGTACTTAGCACTGCATACAAGACCCGATCTGATATACGCCATAACGAAATTATCACAGTTCAACAGCGACCCAGGAGAAATACACTGGCACCAAGCGAAACATGTGTTACGGTACTTACGCAAAACAAAGGGTTACAGATTGGCCTACGTAGCAAATGAGAAACCCTCTATAAGAATATACTGCGACGCAGACTGGGCAGGTGATGTCGACGACAGACACTCTTACTCAGGGATGGCTATGAAGATAGGAAATAATACCGTGCAATGGTACTCTTCCAAACAGAGATGCATAGCAACTTCTACAATGGAAGCCGAATACATATCGTTGTCTCGAGGTGTTAAGGAGGCGATTTGGGTAAGCATGCTACTAGACGAATTACAATTATCAGAATTTATAATTCCAGGAGGTATTGAAATCTACTCCGACAATCGAGCCGCCATAGACTATTCTAAGAACAGGGTGGAGAAAGCCAAAACCAAACACATAGACATTGCCTACCATATCGTAAGGGAAAAGGTCGAAGAAGGGTTGATAAAGATCGATTATGTCGCAACAGAGGAAAACCCAGCGGATATTCTAACAAAAGGGCTGAAATCTTTATCTCACGACCGTTGA